AATGGAAAGGCCCAGGCCGGTACCTCCCTGTTCCCGGGAGCGGGCCTTATCAACGCGGTAAAAGCGTTCAAAAACGCGGGAAAGGCTTTCAGGCGGGATTCCAATGCCGTTGTCCTTTACGTCCACCTTCATCTCGTCCTGGGTGGCTGCAGCACTAATGCTGACCTCTCCGCCGGCCTGGGTATAAACAACGGCATTTTCAATCAGGTTAAGCAGAACCTGGCTGAGCATGTCCGGGTCGCCCTGTACCACAGGCAGATCTTCGGGCAAATTAATTTTTATGGCCAGGTTTTTTTCAACAGCGCGAGGCTGCAGTATTGCCACAGCCCTTTTTATCAGCTCGCCCATGTTAACCGGCTGCCTTTTTGGCACCCACTTGTGGCTTTCCAGCCTGGACAGGTTCAAAAGCTCGTCAATCAGCCTGGAAAGCCTTTCGGTCTCACTGTTGATTATTTCAAGAAACCTCCTGGCCGTGTCCGGCTCCTCCAGGGCGCCGTCCAGCAAAGTTTCTGCAAAGCCCCTGATTGAAGTTAAGGGAGTCCTCAGCTCATGAGAGACATTGGCCACAAATTCGCTGCGCATTTCCTGCAGTATTTTTCGCTCGGTGATATCCCTCAGCAAGGCCACCACACCGCCCCGCTCCGCGCCGGAGTTCTGCAGGGGGATTACATGCACCTGGAACACGCGCGGTTCCGGGGCCAGAATCTGGATTTGCTTTTGCATGCAGCGGCCGGTTTCAAGTGCCTGGTTCAAAAGCTTTTCCAGATCGTAGT
The window above is part of the Pelotomaculum thermopropionicum SI genome. Proteins encoded here:
- the VicK gene encoding signal transduction histidine kinase, which gives rise to MVNIVRFLRNVGWRPVASYFLLFLVFFILVQLYSLNSLNIWGAGALAFSCSALLAWIMYSRIIAPLEEVASVAQDMARGNLDQEIRISSQDEIGDLARSINYLARQLKNNIEDVIAEKNRIKAILSSMSDGVIAMDAWGRMILINPVVEELFRITMAASRGKNILRVIRNYDLEKLLNQALETGRCMQKQIQILAPEPRVFQVHVIPLQNSGAERGGVVALLRDITERKILQEMRSEFVANVSHELRTPLTSIRGFAETLLDGALEEPDTARRFLEIINSETERLSRLIDELLNLSRLESHKWVPKRQPVNMGELIKRAVAILQPRAVEKNLAIKINLPEDLPVVQGDPDMLSQVLLNLIENAVVYTQAGGEVSISAAATQDEMKVDVKDNGIGIPPESLSRVFERFYRVDKARSREQGGTGLGLSIVKHIIDAHRGSVQVESKVGIGSTFSFVIPLEHQAASEDFS